Proteins encoded within one genomic window of [Enterobacter] lignolyticus SCF1:
- the selD gene encoding selenide, water dikinase SelD, with the protein MSEQTIRLTQYSHGAGCGCKISPKVLETILHSEQAKFVDPNLLVGNETRDDAAVYDLGNGTSIISTTDFFMPIVDNPFDFGRIAATNAISDIFAMGGKPIMAIAILGWPINTLAPEIAREVIEGGRFACQQAGIALAGGHSIDAPEPIFGLAVTGVVPTERVKKNSTAQAGCKLFLTKSLGIGVLTTAEKKSLLKPEHQGLATEVMCQMNLAGAAFANIDGVKAMTDVTGFGLLGHLSEMCQGAGVQAQVRFADVPKLPGVEEYIALGAVPGGTSRNFASYGHLMGEMPDAWRNLLCDPQTSGGLLLAVEPQAQAQAQAAAAEFGITLADIGELVTARGGRPMIEIR; encoded by the coding sequence ATGAGCGAGCAAACCATTCGTTTAACGCAATACAGCCACGGAGCCGGTTGCGGTTGTAAAATTTCCCCTAAGGTGCTGGAAACCATCCTGCATAGCGAGCAGGCGAAGTTTGTCGACCCGAACCTGCTTGTCGGCAATGAGACCCGCGATGATGCCGCCGTTTACGATCTCGGCAACGGAACCTCCATCATCAGCACCACCGATTTCTTTATGCCGATCGTCGACAACCCGTTTGATTTCGGCCGCATTGCCGCAACGAATGCGATAAGCGACATCTTTGCCATGGGCGGTAAGCCGATTATGGCGATTGCTATTCTGGGCTGGCCGATAAACACCCTTGCGCCGGAAATCGCCCGCGAGGTCATTGAGGGCGGGCGTTTCGCCTGCCAGCAGGCGGGGATTGCGCTGGCGGGCGGCCACTCCATTGACGCGCCGGAGCCGATTTTCGGCCTGGCGGTGACCGGCGTGGTGCCGACCGAGCGGGTGAAGAAAAACAGCACCGCGCAGGCGGGCTGCAAGCTGTTTCTCACCAAGTCGCTGGGCATTGGCGTTCTGACCACCGCGGAGAAAAAATCGCTGCTCAAGCCTGAGCACCAGGGGCTGGCGACCGAGGTGATGTGCCAGATGAACCTCGCAGGCGCGGCCTTTGCCAATATCGACGGCGTGAAGGCGATGACCGATGTGACCGGCTTCGGCCTGCTGGGCCATCTCAGCGAGATGTGCCAGGGCGCGGGCGTTCAGGCGCAGGTGCGTTTTGCCGATGTGCCGAAGCTGCCGGGCGTGGAAGAGTATATCGCCCTGGGGGCGGTGCCGGGCGGCACCTCGCGTAACTTCGCCAGCTACGGCCACCTGATGGGCGAAATGCCGGACGCCTGGCGCAACCTGCTGTGCGACCCGCAAACCTCCGGCGGGCTGCTGCTGGCGGTTGAGCCGCAGGCCCAGGCGCAGGCCCAGGCGGCGGCGGCGGAGTTTGGCATTACGCTTGCCGACATCGGCGAGCTGGTTACCGCGCGCGGCGGTCGTCCGATGATCGAGATCCGCTGA